The Chloroherpetonaceae bacterium genome window below encodes:
- a CDS encoding alpha-amylase family glycosyl hydrolase produces MRRTMYQQFKGVHHHYRINPLKVCFIIFLLLFSSIDLFSQQSQNPWNRRVILQGFWWDYENYNYPDGWANYLTDLSPRLKEIGIDAIWIPPAVKNRERVVGYAPFDNYDLGDKFQKGAARTRLGTKDELLRMIAVMNSNGIGIIHDVVLNHIIGAGSEAGGLGGEDPLTPTTDKFKNFRYTSYATPATDNSANDYLSRSGRFSKNWTNFHPNQWRSFGGNSGSAQNNITSALFGPDICYDSRAWGQSSNALFNPSQSADYMRNETRRWVTWYVKQTDAKGFRFDAVKHFEPQIIHDILFNVYNTSGLIGDMAIGDTVISVGEWVGSKSEIDNWAGAAPNGLSIPTLSSTSWNLGGVENRAGTFDFGLRGFDDGLVGMVYGFGNFDLARLPGLQQDNRFRTVPFVNNHDTFRPPLQANGNYPQDSLGNTRTWTSGSELARNIDPREPRLAAAYAVMMAVDGAPQVFFEDLFDIGQYGNRYTHNPKDTSRGTTTGLPVRLDIANIIRFHQKFNLKLGGYFVRTAEPNIGNSGAFFPSGNSASNMLVIERGNRGIIAVNDRFDNSQEVWIDSQFPAGTVLKDYSGNFPNTVVQGDSRVNIKAPSCSGPVGQTTLNRGYALWARASDSAFFYAPFSNSERATRHEWEMADDLGDSHGMSLQQGGMLPNKSTAWRNVGNIFASAGKAVQVQLLPSLSGRPTKLSLFNGTTEVAADSGTTSLTLNYVPVSTDYLTIRVKNMSDTNSSQVVNVRATYTAPSDITTANEPKVAYNPGIFKAIKIGARSVQLTWDGVSSEFRVLRKIGSAPNSPDDPLAFLIADGVTAGNTTVSNLQTGFTHYFAVYGKAGNKFSFLSLIDSAFVEGAQAVITPRSIRLDTAALQFDFDSEGFGSENNISMFFTWDTSTIYLGLLGGSPLVGTSQNVWIVADNLKGGGNASQPVNPARSSGKPLDGGGATYKAPFVPNVAFTFFGTGSPDTSVQAPAAGEKFVSLSGVWSKTNSGFTHAQGVRAVRRGGSDLSVISIPFSELNTSLGDSLRIMVYVTSNEFVNPPNNTNRAQWPTQNPNGSNPLLDSYYQFKLEIGAEPNKYPILPEDRTASAGREQRSTPESFILKQNYPNPFNPTTTIRYGLPAAAEIRLEVFDLLGRKVATLVNERQSAGYYTVPFESQRFQLSSGLYLYRLTSNGVMQSKKMLLLK; encoded by the coding sequence ATGAGACGCACTATGTATCAACAATTCAAGGGTGTTCATCACCACTATAGAATAAACCCACTGAAGGTTTGTTTCATTATCTTTTTGCTTCTCTTTTCTTCAATTGATCTTTTTTCTCAACAAAGCCAAAACCCTTGGAATCGTAGAGTTATTTTGCAAGGCTTTTGGTGGGATTATGAGAATTACAATTATCCCGATGGATGGGCAAACTATTTGACCGATCTTTCTCCACGATTAAAAGAAATCGGTATTGATGCAATTTGGATACCACCCGCGGTAAAAAATCGTGAACGGGTTGTTGGATATGCCCCTTTTGATAACTATGACTTAGGTGATAAATTTCAAAAGGGTGCCGCAAGAACCCGACTTGGGACAAAGGATGAACTCCTTCGGATGATCGCAGTAATGAATTCGAACGGAATTGGGATAATTCACGATGTTGTACTTAATCACATTATTGGTGCGGGCTCCGAAGCCGGTGGCTTAGGTGGTGAAGACCCTCTAACCCCAACCACCGATAAATTCAAAAATTTTCGTTATACCAGTTACGCGACACCCGCTACTGACAATTCAGCCAACGACTATCTTTCAAGAAGCGGTCGTTTTTCAAAAAACTGGACAAATTTTCACCCCAATCAGTGGCGAAGCTTTGGTGGAAATAGCGGTAGTGCACAGAATAATATTACCTCCGCACTCTTTGGTCCGGATATTTGCTATGATTCGAGGGCTTGGGGGCAAAGTTCAAATGCACTTTTTAATCCCTCACAAAGCGCAGATTACATGCGAAATGAAACGCGCCGCTGGGTGACTTGGTATGTTAAACAAACCGATGCCAAAGGCTTTCGATTTGATGCAGTGAAACACTTTGAGCCGCAAATCATCCACGATATTCTTTTCAATGTGTACAACACAAGCGGCTTAATTGGCGATATGGCTATTGGAGATACGGTGATTAGCGTGGGTGAATGGGTGGGCTCGAAGTCAGAAATTGATAATTGGGCCGGCGCCGCGCCAAACGGTCTTTCCATTCCTACCCTTTCCTCAACAAGTTGGAATTTGGGGGGCGTAGAAAACCGCGCTGGCACTTTTGATTTTGGCCTTCGTGGGTTTGATGATGGTTTGGTAGGAATGGTTTATGGCTTCGGAAACTTTGACTTAGCCCGTTTGCCCGGACTTCAACAAGACAACCGGTTTCGAACAGTACCTTTTGTCAATAATCACGATACATTTCGTCCGCCACTTCAAGCCAACGGAAATTATCCGCAAGATTCACTTGGCAATACCCGAACTTGGACAAGCGGCTCGGAGCTGGCTCGCAATATCGACCCGCGCGAACCGCGATTAGCAGCCGCGTATGCCGTCATGATGGCTGTTGACGGCGCACCACAAGTTTTTTTTGAAGACCTTTTTGATATTGGTCAATATGGAAATCGCTATACCCACAATCCCAAAGACACTTCACGTGGAACAACAACCGGACTTCCCGTAAGGCTCGATATCGCCAATATCATTCGCTTTCATCAGAAGTTCAACTTAAAGCTTGGGGGTTATTTTGTTCGAACGGCTGAGCCGAACATTGGCAACAGTGGTGCTTTCTTCCCTTCAGGAAACAGCGCTTCGAATATGCTCGTGATTGAAAGGGGAAATCGAGGCATCATTGCTGTGAACGACCGCTTTGATAATTCACAAGAAGTTTGGATTGATTCGCAATTCCCTGCCGGAACAGTATTAAAAGATTATTCGGGAAATTTCCCAAATACGGTTGTTCAAGGAGATTCAAGGGTGAACATCAAAGCACCTTCGTGCAGCGGACCTGTTGGTCAAACAACGCTAAACCGTGGGTATGCCCTTTGGGCTCGCGCCTCGGACTCGGCATTTTTTTATGCCCCTTTTAGCAATTCGGAGAGAGCCACGCGTCATGAATGGGAAATGGCTGATGATTTGGGAGATAGTCACGGAATGTCTCTCCAACAAGGAGGAATGCTCCCGAATAAATCCACTGCGTGGAGAAATGTTGGAAATATTTTTGCTTCTGCCGGAAAAGCTGTTCAGGTTCAATTGCTCCCTTCACTTTCAGGAAGACCAACGAAACTTTCGTTGTTCAATGGCACAACGGAAGTGGCTGCTGATTCCGGAACAACAAGCCTCACACTTAATTATGTGCCGGTAAGCACGGATTATTTGACGATTCGCGTCAAAAATATGAGCGATACTAATTCCTCACAGGTGGTTAATGTTCGTGCAACATATACTGCACCAAGTGATATCACTACAGCCAATGAGCCAAAAGTGGCTTATAATCCGGGGATTTTCAAAGCAATAAAAATTGGGGCAAGAAGTGTTCAGCTGACTTGGGATGGTGTTTCAAGTGAATTTAGAGTGTTAAGAAAAATTGGCTCTGCGCCAAATTCGCCTGACGACCCGCTTGCGTTTCTTATTGCTGATGGTGTCACTGCCGGAAACACCACGGTCTCAAATTTGCAAACCGGATTCACGCATTACTTTGCTGTTTATGGTAAAGCAGGAAATAAATTTTCGTTTCTTTCTCTCATTGATTCTGCATTTGTTGAAGGCGCACAAGCCGTGATTACCCCTCGCTCAATCCGCCTTGATACCGCAGCACTTCAATTTGATTTTGATTCCGAAGGTTTTGGTTCGGAGAATAATATTTCAATGTTTTTTACTTGGGATACTTCCACGATTTACCTCGGTTTACTTGGCGGAAGTCCACTCGTGGGAACCAGTCAGAATGTTTGGATTGTTGCGGATAATCTTAAAGGTGGTGGAAATGCTTCTCAACCGGTAAATCCTGCTCGTTCTTCGGGTAAACCCTTGGACGGAGGTGGTGCGACATACAAAGCACCTTTTGTTCCGAATGTTGCATTTACTTTTTTTGGAACCGGTTCACCCGATACATCGGTTCAGGCTCCGGCTGCGGGCGAAAAGTTCGTTTCACTTTCAGGTGTTTGGTCTAAAACAAATTCAGGATTCACACATGCTCAAGGGGTTCGTGCGGTGCGACGAGGTGGTAGCGATCTCTCTGTGATTTCAATTCCTTTTAGCGAATTAAATACTTCATTAGGAGATAGTTTGAGGATTATGGTCTATGTCACTTCTAATGAATTTGTAAATCCTCCGAACAACACCAATCGGGCGCAATGGCCAACGCAAAATCCAAATGGAAGCAATCCACTATTAGATTCTTATTACCAATTCAAACTTGAGATCGGTGCTGAACCGAACAAGTACCCGATTTTGCCTGAAGACCGCACGGCATCTGCTGGACGTGAGCAAAGAAGCACGCCTGAATCATTTATTTTGAAACAAAACTATCCTAATCCGTTCAACCCAACCACGACCATTCGTTACGGGTTGCCTGCAGCAGCTGAAATTCGATTGGAAGTTTTTGATTTATTGGGGCGAAAAGTCGCGACACTTGTTAATGAACGGCAATCAGCAGGTTATTACACCGTACCTTTTGAATCGCAACGATTTCAATTATCAAGCGGTTTATATTTGTACCGGTTGACATCGAACGGTGTCATGCAATCAAAGAAAATGCTACTTTTGAAATAG
- a CDS encoding ATP-binding protein encodes MDLKPRKIRKTLKRLREVLQKLEVIETLTEEGGIGEESLTGTLREFSIELSLLLNQIPAKYLAGSLAGSDSKRINTSTEVVAISHESDSDLLKEIKRSEARIQSFIQETMKSEISKVSKTLPKPVKKGTVETDDAIRQSEKRLRTIIDSTPLGICITNEKREFEYVNQAYCGIYGYSPDELIGNPFTMIVEKEKTKMWVDLHDKYMLMSGEELKGYSDIRTEWTVMHKTGKPITILADAARIYGTDNRPRKVTFVMNITEFSKLREDLRKSELQLMQAEKMSSLGQMVAGVAHEINTPLGFVKSNLQLLSEAQGEIKELIDLQLRLKEEIFNGTSDTVSQIIDEIESKEKKAQLYQESIKLIANSMEGITRIQELVQDLKNFSRLDEAEQKSVPISDIVDSSLKIASHIFKERGIEIVRNYRNNPNILCFPAQLNQVFLNLFTNAAQAISHSKGKITITSELQGIGSKSSSVVTVEDNGSGIKPENLKKIFEPFFTTKEIGQGTGLGLAIVHKIVTNHNGEILVDSTVGKGTIFTVRIPISNKDKLTPSTQTNGKQSVTEKVIQSPFLDDDDDEVQKKVKK; translated from the coding sequence ATGGATCTCAAACCAAGAAAAATCCGGAAAACCTTAAAACGACTTCGCGAAGTGCTTCAAAAGCTTGAAGTCATTGAAACATTAACCGAAGAAGGAGGAATCGGTGAAGAAAGTTTAACTGGAACCTTAAGGGAGTTTTCAATAGAACTTTCCTTATTGCTTAATCAAATTCCGGCAAAATACTTGGCGGGCAGTTTAGCCGGTAGCGATTCCAAAAGAATCAATACCTCAACGGAAGTCGTCGCGATTTCGCATGAGAGCGATTCAGACCTTCTCAAAGAAATTAAGCGGAGTGAAGCGCGAATTCAATCGTTCATTCAAGAAACGATGAAATCTGAAATTTCGAAAGTTTCAAAAACGCTTCCTAAACCTGTGAAAAAGGGAACTGTAGAAACGGACGACGCCATTCGACAAAGTGAAAAACGCCTTCGAACCATTATCGATTCCACCCCTCTCGGGATTTGCATCACCAACGAAAAACGTGAGTTTGAGTATGTCAATCAAGCTTACTGCGGTATTTATGGATACTCTCCCGATGAACTCATCGGAAATCCGTTCACAATGATTGTAGAAAAAGAAAAGACGAAAATGTGGGTCGATTTGCACGATAAGTACATGTTGATGTCGGGTGAAGAATTGAAAGGATACAGCGATATTCGAACCGAGTGGACCGTGATGCACAAAACAGGCAAACCGATCACCATTTTAGCCGATGCCGCACGCATTTATGGTACCGATAACCGCCCGCGGAAAGTGACTTTCGTTATGAATATCACAGAATTTAGCAAACTTCGCGAGGACTTGCGCAAATCCGAATTGCAACTGATGCAAGCGGAGAAAATGTCGTCGCTTGGGCAAATGGTTGCCGGTGTCGCTCACGAAATCAATACCCCGCTTGGATTTGTGAAAAGCAACTTACAACTCCTTTCAGAAGCCCAAGGTGAAATCAAAGAATTGATTGACCTTCAATTGAGATTAAAAGAAGAAATTTTCAACGGCACAAGCGATACCGTTTCGCAAATTATCGACGAAATCGAATCCAAAGAAAAGAAAGCGCAGCTTTATCAAGAAAGTATCAAGCTCATTGCAAATTCGATGGAAGGTATCACCAGAATTCAAGAATTGGTTCAAGATTTGAAGAACTTTTCAAGGCTTGATGAAGCCGAGCAGAAATCGGTTCCCATATCAGATATTGTGGATTCATCTCTTAAAATTGCAAGTCATATTTTCAAAGAAAGAGGGATTGAAATTGTGCGGAATTATCGCAATAATCCAAATATTCTTTGTTTTCCGGCGCAGCTTAATCAAGTGTTTCTGAATCTATTTACAAATGCGGCACAAGCAATTTCTCATTCTAAAGGAAAGATTACGATTACCTCTGAGCTTCAGGGAATTGGGTCAAAATCGTCTTCTGTGGTAACCGTAGAGGATAACGGCTCCGGAATTAAGCCGGAAAACCTCAAAAAGATTTTTGAACCCTTTTTCACAACCAAAGAAATCGGGCAAGGCACAGGGCTTGGGCTTGCAATCGTTCACAAAATTGTGACAAACCATAATGGAGAAATCTTGGTTGATAGTACTGTCGGTAAAGGTACCATATTCACCGTTCGAATTCCGATAAGCAATAAGGATAAGTTGACACCCTCTACTCAAACCAACGGAAAGCAATCTGTTACAGAAAAAGTTATTCAATCACCCTTTTTGGATGATGATGATGATGAAGTTCAAAAAAAAGTTAAGAAGTAA
- a CDS encoding response regulator — MNTPNSKILFVDDEPLILETLQLVFRDWHIKLAVGPEEALKAIQSESFAVIVSDQRMPGMSGTELLKKVKEISPETIRIVLTGYSELDLVIDAINSGEVWRFINKPWDNDKLKGTVKAAYDLFEVNKVLREEVKKNKGTSTKSTNTNLPVLFIDQLESHLKGYEGLLSNKYQFNSSTTLEAATAILKENKIAILACDSTLASEKGTDFLTYVRTYFPDIISIYISDSKDSVEAIRLINESQVFRYLVKPFPKQALIDVMEEASLKYEEKGNTKSVSETKKEPVAFSKMLEEIQAKRSQNREY; from the coding sequence ATGAACACACCGAATTCGAAAATTTTGTTTGTCGATGACGAACCCCTGATTTTAGAAACACTTCAACTGGTTTTTCGTGATTGGCACATTAAGCTTGCCGTTGGGCCTGAAGAAGCCCTAAAAGCCATTCAATCAGAATCATTTGCCGTAATCGTTTCTGACCAACGCATGCCGGGAATGAGTGGCACAGAACTTCTCAAAAAGGTTAAAGAGATTTCGCCTGAAACCATTCGAATTGTGCTTACCGGATACTCCGAGCTCGACCTTGTCATTGATGCCATCAATAGCGGGGAAGTATGGCGGTTTATCAATAAACCTTGGGATAACGATAAATTGAAAGGCACGGTTAAAGCGGCTTATGATTTGTTCGAAGTCAACAAGGTTTTACGCGAAGAAGTGAAAAAGAATAAGGGAACATCGACAAAATCAACCAATACCAACCTTCCGGTTCTTTTTATCGATCAGTTAGAATCGCACTTGAAAGGGTATGAAGGATTGCTTAGCAACAAATATCAATTCAATTCTTCAACAACCCTTGAAGCGGCTACCGCTATTCTTAAAGAAAACAAAATCGCGATTCTCGCCTGTGACTCAACCCTTGCCAGCGAAAAGGGAACAGACTTTCTAACTTATGTGCGTACTTATTTTCCCGATATCATTTCGATTTACATTTCTGATAGCAAAGATTCAGTCGAAGCGATTCGCCTTATTAACGAAAGCCAAGTTTTTCGATATTTGGTGAAGCCTTTCCCAAAGCAAGCGCTCATTGATGTGATGGAAGAAGCATCTTTGAAATATGAAGAAAAGGGAAATACAAAATCTGTATCAGAAACAAAAAAAGAACCCGTCGCATTCAGCAAAATGCTTGAAGAGATTCAAGCCAAACGATCGCAAAATCGCGAATATTAA
- a CDS encoding adenylate kinase yields the protein MKLILFGTPGVGKGTQAKILAEKNQAAHISTGDMLRAEIKNESELGRLAKDFLDRGELVPDDVIIGMIEKVLDSENARGGFVFDGFPRTVPQAEALQQMLERRKSTTIRVVNLVVSEEEVVKRLSGRISCANCGAIYNRFTSPPKSEGKCDKCGSTDIRQRDDDKEETVRNRLSVYHKQTEPVLKFYRALNLVDDIGADRPVQEVTSMIEKTYTS from the coding sequence ATGAAACTGATTTTATTCGGAACGCCGGGAGTAGGTAAAGGCACACAAGCAAAAATTTTGGCAGAAAAAAATCAAGCTGCTCATATTTCCACCGGAGATATGCTTCGCGCAGAAATTAAAAATGAAAGCGAGCTTGGACGGCTTGCAAAGGATTTTCTTGACCGAGGGGAGCTTGTGCCGGATGATGTGATTATTGGGATGATTGAAAAAGTTTTGGATTCTGAAAATGCCCGTGGCGGGTTTGTTTTTGATGGTTTTCCACGAACGGTGCCCCAAGCAGAAGCACTACAACAAATGCTTGAGCGCCGCAAGAGTACAACCATTCGGGTGGTCAATTTGGTGGTGAGCGAAGAAGAAGTGGTGAAGCGTCTTTCCGGCAGAATTTCTTGCGCTAATTGCGGGGCAATTTACAATCGATTTACAAGCCCGCCGAAATCTGAAGGCAAATGTGATAAATGCGGCTCTACCGACATACGACAGCGTGATGATGATAAAGAAGAAACGGTGAGGAATCGACTTTCGGTTTATCACAAGCAAACCGAACCGGTTTTGAAATTCTATCGCGCGTTAAATCTTGTTGATGATATTGGTGCAGACCGGCCGGTTCAGGAAGTGACATCAATGATTGAAAAAACTTATACGAGCTAA
- the rlmN gene encoding 23S rRNA (adenine(2503)-C(2))-methyltransferase RlmN, with protein sequence MTLEPEHHTLPLASSVETGESSAIPRVDIKSLGRKGLESWLEAAGEPAYRAAQILQWVYSEKGYAAAKSGDAAAFFTSLSNLSKALREKLAASFKLSHLEPTNLTGSEELEPTQTVKFLFKLHDGYEIETVLIPNQNGEHERLTVCVSSQVGCALGCKFCATGYMGFTRNLTTGEILDQVGYAVLWAKEHWQKRVSHVVFMGMGEPMLNYERVIEASVMLSDFKYLFQIGQRHITISTSGVATGIRRFADDPAAKFNLAVSLHSANPEKRADFMPITNEFSLEALRESIGYYFHKKGRPVFYEYLLLSGVNDTEADARALIKFCRISDCKINLIDFNPIPEAHFERSNSESKETFRQMLYDAGFTVTVRRSRGKDIGAACGQLATSSRNGKQIKRNRKSNQKSNATLF encoded by the coding sequence ATGACATTGGAACCCGAACATCATACCTTACCGCTTGCTTCTTCAGTAGAAACGGGGGAATCATCGGCAATTCCGCGGGTTGATATAAAATCGCTTGGGCGCAAGGGTCTTGAATCGTGGCTTGAAGCCGCCGGTGAACCCGCCTACCGCGCAGCACAAATTCTTCAATGGGTTTATTCTGAAAAAGGCTATGCCGCAGCGAAAAGCGGTGATGCCGCCGCCTTTTTTACTTCACTTTCAAATCTCTCGAAAGCGTTGCGCGAAAAGCTTGCTGCCTCTTTCAAGCTTTCGCATCTTGAGCCAACGAACCTCACAGGTTCCGAAGAATTGGAACCGACACAAACCGTAAAGTTTCTTTTCAAATTGCACGATGGCTATGAAATTGAAACCGTGCTTATCCCCAATCAAAATGGGGAGCATGAGCGGCTTACGGTTTGCGTTTCTTCGCAAGTCGGCTGTGCGCTTGGTTGTAAATTTTGTGCCACAGGATATATGGGGTTCACCCGAAACCTCACCACCGGTGAAATCTTGGATCAAGTGGGTTATGCGGTGCTTTGGGCTAAAGAACATTGGCAGAAGCGGGTTTCACACGTAGTGTTTATGGGAATGGGCGAACCGATGCTCAACTATGAACGGGTAATCGAAGCTTCGGTGATGCTTTCGGATTTCAAATATTTATTTCAAATCGGACAACGGCACATCACGATTTCGACTTCGGGTGTTGCGACAGGGATTCGGCGCTTTGCCGATGATCCTGCAGCAAAATTCAATTTGGCGGTTTCGCTTCACTCAGCCAATCCGGAGAAACGCGCCGATTTTATGCCCATCACGAATGAATTTTCGCTTGAAGCATTGCGAGAATCGATCGGGTATTATTTCCATAAAAAGGGGCGACCTGTTTTTTACGAGTACCTTTTGCTTTCGGGAGTGAATGACACGGAGGCTGATGCCCGTGCGTTGATAAAATTTTGCCGCATTTCTGATTGCAAAATTAACTTGATCGATTTTAATCCCATTCCGGAAGCACACTTTGAGCGCAGCAATAGTGAATCAAAGGAAACCTTTCGGCAAATGCTATATGACGCCGGTTTCACCGTAACCGTTCGCCGCAGCCGCGGGAAAGATATTGGCGCTGCTTGCGGGCAACTTGCCACCAGTAGCAGAAATGGAAAACAAATCAAACGGAATCGAAAATCAAATCAAAAATCAAATGCCACTCTTTTTTGA
- a CDS encoding S41 family peptidase, protein MINQSKITCLGIITCVFGILFSGCQMKETADIDSKKVQINLKINAKSLGKIQSLGIRGNLKPLSWEKSLFAQDTDGDGIFEVSFTIPVKEGSEILEYKCVIENDPIIWELAKTNRFLQLTPDSLSRISIEWNKKEPLKPQEFPKLSPEKLQADFKILKTALESLHPGIYRYTSKSQMDLIFSEAELQLKQPLTYSEFYTLISKITGEIKCGHTFASFYNQPAIINELIFAQPDKLPLTFRIIEGKIIVDQNLSDQLALSNYPEILAINGIDTKIILSELQKFVKADGINNPKRLADLNLHGFGEFESFDSYFPLIYPPKNGKYELQLLKAGETKPSLCTITPISRSDRSERIRSKYPELFSSINQLWSSKIHENNTAYLQLLTFDSFQLPFEWKPFLDSVFQDYKLKGVNKLVIDIRGNEGGQDEILFELGKKIAKSSYKIPQSNTYVAYQVVPEALKPYLNTWQTDVYDLSSRIEKQENGLYRLKSEKSIILEPALDAFQGEVTLLVNATNSSATFLLAEIAKELKLANIIGEPTGGSQKGLNSGVIFFLRLPNSKIEVDIPIFSTVNPEKPDAGIQPDILVSETEEAFRAKRDLILERALQRNTELK, encoded by the coding sequence ATGATCAATCAATCTAAAATTACTTGTTTAGGAATCATTACTTGTGTCTTTGGAATATTATTTTCCGGCTGCCAAATGAAAGAAACGGCAGATATCGATTCCAAAAAAGTGCAAATTAATTTAAAAATTAATGCAAAATCACTCGGAAAAATTCAATCCCTTGGAATTCGGGGAAACTTAAAACCTCTCTCTTGGGAGAAATCTCTTTTCGCTCAAGACACTGATGGCGATGGCATCTTTGAAGTGTCCTTTACAATACCGGTAAAAGAAGGAAGCGAAATTCTTGAATACAAATGTGTTATTGAAAATGACCCAATAATTTGGGAATTGGCAAAAACAAATCGATTTCTACAGCTTACACCCGATTCCCTCAGCCGCATTTCGATTGAGTGGAATAAAAAGGAGCCATTAAAACCGCAAGAATTTCCAAAGCTCTCCCCGGAAAAACTTCAAGCGGATTTTAAAATCTTAAAAACGGCGCTTGAATCGCTGCATCCCGGCATTTACCGTTACACATCTAAATCCCAAATGGATCTTATTTTCAGCGAAGCAGAGTTGCAGTTAAAACAGCCATTAACTTATTCTGAATTTTATACCCTAATTTCGAAAATTACCGGAGAAATTAAATGCGGTCATACCTTTGCCAGCTTTTATAATCAACCCGCTATAATTAATGAATTAATTTTTGCCCAACCCGATAAATTGCCGCTGACGTTTCGAATTATTGAAGGGAAAATCATTGTCGATCAAAATCTCTCTGATCAATTGGCATTGAGTAACTATCCCGAAATTTTAGCCATTAATGGGATTGACACAAAAATAATCCTTTCAGAACTTCAAAAATTCGTCAAAGCCGATGGCATCAATAACCCCAAGCGACTTGCTGACCTGAATCTTCACGGATTCGGTGAATTTGAAAGTTTTGATTCCTATTTTCCCTTAATTTACCCGCCAAAGAATGGAAAATATGAACTTCAACTTCTTAAAGCAGGAGAAACCAAACCGTCGCTTTGCACAATAACCCCTATTTCTAGAAGCGACCGCAGCGAAAGAATTCGTTCAAAATATCCGGAATTATTTTCATCAATTAATCAACTCTGGTCTTCAAAAATTCATGAAAATAACACGGCGTACCTACAACTTTTAACCTTCGATTCATTTCAACTGCCATTTGAATGGAAGCCGTTTTTAGATAGCGTTTTTCAAGACTATAAATTAAAAGGTGTTAATAAATTAGTTATTGATATCCGCGGCAATGAAGGCGGGCAAGATGAAATTTTATTTGAATTGGGGAAGAAAATTGCAAAATCAAGTTATAAAATTCCTCAAAGTAACACCTATGTCGCGTATCAAGTTGTTCCAGAAGCCTTAAAACCTTACCTGAACACGTGGCAAACCGATGTTTATGATTTATCAAGTCGCATAGAAAAACAAGAAAATGGGCTTTATCGATTAAAGTCAGAAAAAAGTATTATTTTAGAACCGGCATTAGATGCATTTCAAGGGGAAGTTACGCTTCTTGTGAATGCCACCAATAGCTCCGCGACATTCCTGCTTGCAGAAATAGCGAAAGAGCTAAAGCTCGCCAACATTATCGGCGAGCCAACCGGCGGCAGTCAAAAAGGCTTAAATTCAGGGGTTATTTTCTTTTTAAGATTACCAAATTCAAAAATTGAAGTTGATATCCCGATTTTTAGTACTGTCAATCCCGAAAAGCCCGATGCCGGCATTCAGCCCGATATTCTCGTTTCAGAAACCGAAGAAGCTTTTCGTGCCAAAAGAGATTTAATTCTCGAAAGAGCGCTTCAAAGAAATACAGAATTAAAATAA
- a CDS encoding DUF4256 domain-containing protein, translating to MSEKEKNELIQILNSRFQANPHRHPNSSFETVIHHLKKSPDKLNAVFQMEKTGGEPDAVIFPDSPNDLFIIDCAKESPLGRRSLCYDNAALKSRKENKPKHSALGLAAEMGVQLLDEMLYRKIQSLEIQNPLDTKTSSWLLTPNENPRPRRRPLCRLPLRRNFHLP from the coding sequence ATGTCAGAGAAGGAAAAAAATGAATTAATTCAAATATTAAATTCGCGATTTCAAGCCAACCCCCACCGTCACCCAAATAGTTCATTTGAAACGGTAATTCACCACCTCAAGAAAAGCCCCGATAAATTAAATGCCGTTTTTCAAATGGAAAAAACCGGCGGCGAACCCGACGCCGTGATATTCCCTGATTCTCCAAATGATTTATTCATCATCGACTGCGCAAAAGAATCCCCCCTTGGCCGCAGAAGCCTTTGTTACGACAATGCGGCACTCAAATCACGTAAAGAAAATAAACCCAAACACAGTGCCCTCGGGCTCGCCGCAGAAATGGGTGTTCAGCTTTTGGACGAGATGCTTTACCGAAAGATCCAATCCCTTGAAATCCAAAACCCATTAGACACCAAAACCTCTTCGTGGCTTTTAACCCCCAACGAAAATCCGCGACCTCGGCGGCGCCCTCTTTGCCGACTTCCGCTAAGGCGAAACTTTCATTTACCATAA